In one Mycobacterium sp. NBC_00419 genomic region, the following are encoded:
- a CDS encoding MFS transporter, giving the protein MTASQLFARLPLGLLSLAILLHVQERTGSYAIGGAVVAAASIGEAIAMPMTARLLGRIGMTITLLSAALVNGISMAVLAFSHASSSVLMVLGFLVGASVPPLLPAVRALYPQMVPGEGLRALFALDTTAQELIWVIGPVAATFLASAVSTSLPLLFSGVVTVVGTCWFLLSARRFRPRITRSSAAFGKVLRQPSVILAMVASLALVASFMALEVGVLALFGEDKISAGVALAAASVGSLVGGIVLGHRRLGVRGLTLSLLAVALGTVMFGLADSYVLQLAALFASGLGFAPALAALYVMVSHETDEQSAAEAFGWLNSGALVGGAMGTALGGVIADSSGPFGVFMASAALAVLAACTPLVARSAGPVSGLSVGPGVVEDDDRLCRTSPSA; this is encoded by the coding sequence GTGACCGCGTCGCAGCTGTTCGCGCGGCTGCCTCTCGGTCTGTTGTCGCTGGCCATCCTGCTGCACGTCCAGGAGCGGACCGGGTCCTATGCGATCGGTGGCGCGGTTGTCGCCGCCGCCAGCATCGGCGAGGCGATTGCGATGCCCATGACCGCGCGTCTGCTCGGCCGGATCGGCATGACGATCACCCTGCTGTCGGCAGCTTTGGTCAACGGAATCTCGATGGCAGTGCTGGCCTTCTCCCATGCCTCCTCGAGCGTGCTCATGGTGCTGGGATTCCTGGTCGGCGCGTCGGTGCCGCCGCTGCTGCCCGCCGTGCGGGCGCTATATCCGCAGATGGTTCCCGGTGAGGGACTGCGGGCGCTGTTCGCCCTCGATACCACCGCCCAGGAGCTCATCTGGGTGATCGGCCCGGTGGCCGCCACCTTCCTGGCGTCGGCGGTGTCGACGTCACTTCCGCTGCTGTTCTCCGGCGTCGTCACCGTGGTGGGAACCTGCTGGTTCCTGCTCAGTGCCCGGCGATTCCGGCCGCGGATCACCCGCAGCAGCGCAGCCTTCGGCAAGGTCCTCCGGCAGCCGTCGGTGATCCTGGCGATGGTCGCCAGCCTGGCGCTGGTGGCGTCGTTCATGGCCCTGGAGGTCGGTGTTCTGGCGCTGTTCGGCGAGGACAAGATCTCAGCCGGCGTGGCACTGGCCGCAGCCAGCGTGGGTTCTCTGGTCGGCGGAATCGTCCTGGGCCACCGTCGCCTCGGTGTGCGCGGGCTGACGCTGTCGTTGTTGGCAGTGGCCCTGGGCACCGTGATGTTCGGGCTGGCCGACAGCTACGTGCTGCAGCTTGCCGCGCTGTTCGCCTCGGGGCTGGGCTTCGCGCCGGCGCTGGCCGCGCTCTACGTCATGGTCTCGCACGAGACCGACGAGCAGTCCGCGGCAGAGGCGTTCGGATGGCTCAACAGCGGTGCGCTCGTGGGTGGCGCCATGGGTACGGCCCTGGGCGGCGTGATCGCCGATTCATCCGGCCCGTTCGGCGTCTTCATGGCGTCGGCGGCGCTGGCCGTGCTGGCCGCGTGCACCCCGCTGGTGGCCCGCAGCGCCGGACCGGTCAGCGGGCTGTCAGTCGGACCGGGGGTCGTCGAGGACGACGACCGCCTGTGCCGTACCAGCCCCTCGGCGTAG
- a CDS encoding TetR/AcrR family transcriptional regulator, whose translation MTTSRERILDAYADVLAIDGERHATLEAVAAKAGVSKGGLLYHFPSKDQLAEALCDRLVALAADDVDEMRNSADGPARHYIRTSHYADTQLDRTLVAVARLQQAGDPRARAAIESISDQWLNALDEALGDRDLARAIKLIGDGLYYNAMSSALGGQRTRTEVDEGLLAVIDRLIDQAPHA comes from the coding sequence ATGACGACCTCGCGCGAACGCATTCTCGACGCGTACGCCGACGTGCTCGCCATCGACGGAGAACGGCACGCCACGCTGGAGGCGGTAGCCGCCAAAGCCGGGGTGTCCAAGGGCGGGCTTCTCTACCACTTCCCCAGCAAGGACCAACTCGCCGAAGCACTGTGCGACCGGCTGGTCGCGCTGGCGGCCGACGACGTCGACGAGATGCGCAATTCCGCCGACGGACCGGCCCGGCACTACATCCGCACGTCGCACTACGCCGATACCCAGCTGGACCGCACCCTGGTCGCCGTCGCGCGGCTTCAGCAGGCCGGTGACCCGCGGGCGCGGGCCGCGATCGAGTCGATCTCCGATCAGTGGCTCAACGCACTCGACGAGGCCCTCGGCGACCGTGACCTCGCCCGCGCGATCAAATTGATCGGCGACGGCCTCTACTACAACGCGATGTCGAGCGCACTGGGCGGCCAGCGCACCCGAACCGAGGTCGACGAGGGACTGCTGGCCGTGATCGACCGCCTCATCGACCAGGCGCCGCATGCCTAG
- a CDS encoding DUF3592 domain-containing protein, producing MWEFAVLLLIIGALVLVLGPRLMRNRGPRGEMVQGTLLVTGVSPRPDVEGEQFVTISGVINGPTVNEHVVYQRMAVDVGSWPSMGQLIPVVYSPKNPDNWVFGTRPDPLTPPPAQPYS from the coding sequence ATGTGGGAATTCGCGGTGCTGCTGCTGATCATTGGGGCGCTGGTCCTCGTCCTCGGGCCACGCTTGATGCGCAACCGCGGTCCGCGCGGCGAAATGGTGCAGGGCACGCTGCTGGTGACCGGGGTCAGCCCGCGCCCTGATGTCGAGGGTGAGCAGTTCGTCACGATCAGCGGCGTGATCAACGGTCCGACGGTCAACGAGCATGTCGTCTACCAGCGGATGGCCGTTGACGTCGGCAGCTGGCCGAGCATGGGCCAGCTGATCCCGGTGGTCTACTCGCCGAAGAACCCGGACAACTGGGTATTCGGCACGCGCCCCGACCCGCTGACCCCGCCACCTGCGCAGCCGTACAGTTAG
- the hisN gene encoding histidinol-phosphatase, translating to MSGGGVRDDLAVALALADRADVITLDRFGALDLRIDTKPDLTPVTDADQAVEADVRGVLADQRPDDAVLGEEYGGTAVFSGRQWVIDPIDGTKNFVRGVPIWASLIALLDDGVPIVGVVSAPALGRRWWAGSGLGAYTAAGGAEPRRLTVSGVADLASASLSFSSLSGWAERGLRENFIGLTDAVWRVRGYGDFFSYCLVAEGAVDVAAEPEVKLWDLAALDILVREAGGRFTSLAGADGPHGGDAVASNGLLHDAVLASLSGV from the coding sequence ATGAGCGGCGGCGGCGTACGTGATGACCTGGCGGTGGCACTGGCTCTTGCGGACCGGGCCGACGTGATCACGCTGGACCGGTTCGGCGCACTGGATCTGCGCATCGACACCAAACCCGACCTGACCCCGGTGACCGACGCCGACCAGGCCGTCGAGGCCGACGTACGTGGGGTGCTGGCCGATCAGCGGCCCGACGACGCCGTGCTCGGTGAGGAGTACGGCGGGACGGCCGTATTCAGTGGCAGGCAGTGGGTGATCGACCCGATCGACGGCACCAAGAACTTCGTACGCGGCGTGCCGATCTGGGCCAGCCTGATCGCCCTGCTCGACGACGGCGTGCCAATCGTCGGCGTGGTGAGCGCACCGGCGTTGGGACGGCGGTGGTGGGCCGGATCCGGACTCGGCGCCTACACCGCCGCCGGCGGGGCCGAGCCGAGGCGACTGACCGTGTCCGGTGTCGCCGATCTGGCGTCGGCCAGCCTGTCGTTCTCCAGCCTGTCCGGGTGGGCGGAGCGTGGCCTGCGCGAGAACTTCATCGGATTGACCGACGCGGTGTGGCGGGTGCGCGGCTACGGCGACTTCTTCTCGTATTGCCTGGTGGCCGAGGGTGCGGTCGACGTCGCTGCCGAACCCGAGGTCAAGCTCTGGGACCTGGCTGCCCTCGACATCCTGGTGCGCGAGGCCGGCGGCCGATTTACCAGCCTGGCCGGGGCCGACGGCCCGCACGGTGGGGACGCGGTGGCCAGCAACGGCCTCCTTCACGACGCGGTGCTCGCAAGCCTGTCCGGCGTGTGA
- a CDS encoding PPOX class F420-dependent oxidoreductase, with the protein MSQPLPEGLLDLLRRPSPCFLATLMPDGSPQLTETWVTTDGVHIVVNIVEGMQKARNLALDPRVAVNVVDPDNVYRYYAIRGRVVSTTTEGGRQSIDEISHKYLGIPYPNFSGNPDETRVIVTIAADSITPPARD; encoded by the coding sequence ATGTCCCAACCCCTTCCCGAGGGACTGCTCGACCTGCTGCGCCGGCCTAGCCCGTGCTTTCTGGCCACTCTGATGCCCGACGGATCGCCGCAGCTGACCGAGACGTGGGTCACCACCGACGGCGTTCACATCGTCGTCAACATCGTTGAGGGCATGCAGAAGGCGCGCAACCTGGCCCTCGACCCGCGCGTCGCCGTCAACGTCGTCGATCCGGACAACGTCTACCGGTACTACGCGATACGCGGTCGCGTGGTGTCGACGACGACCGAGGGCGGCCGGCAGAGCATCGACGAGATCTCGCACAAATACCTGGGGATCCCGTACCCGAACTTCAGCGGCAACCCCGACGAGACGCGCGTCATCGTCACCATCGCTGCCGATTCGATCACCCCGCCGGCTCGCGACTGA
- a CDS encoding FAD-dependent oxidoreductase — translation MRPYYVAIVGAGPSGYFAAASLLRFADGSVAGGGPDVRVDMLEMLPTPWGLVRSGVAPDHPKIKSISKTFEKTSSDPRFRFFGNLNVGQDVTAEELTERYDAVVYAVGAQSDRALHIPGEELAGSVAAVDFVGWYNAHPHFEEMAPDISSGRAVVVGVGNVALDVARILVSDPEALANTDIADHALQSLHDRGVEEVVILGRRGPLQSTFTTLELRELGELNGVDVVVDPADLADITDEDAEAAGKLARANIKVLRDYAAAEQHAGHRRIVFRFRTSPIEILGAERVESIVLGRNELLAEDGRVVAKDTGERETLPAQLVVRAVGYRGVPVPGLPFDDGAGTIPHQEGRIAGRAHEYVVGWIKRGPSGVIGSNKKDSADTVETLLAGLAGVTLREVGPDHGDELVEWLAQRQPHLVTDDHWRAIDEHERSAGEPHGRPRVKIANVAEMLRVGRR, via the coding sequence ATGCGTCCTTACTACGTCGCGATCGTCGGCGCAGGCCCCTCGGGATACTTCGCTGCGGCGTCGCTGCTGCGGTTCGCCGACGGCTCCGTCGCCGGCGGCGGACCCGACGTGCGCGTGGACATGCTCGAGATGTTGCCGACGCCGTGGGGGCTGGTCCGCTCCGGAGTGGCACCGGACCATCCGAAGATCAAGTCAATCAGCAAGACCTTCGAGAAGACGTCGAGCGATCCCCGGTTCCGCTTCTTCGGCAACCTCAATGTGGGTCAGGACGTGACCGCCGAGGAACTCACCGAACGCTACGACGCGGTGGTCTACGCCGTAGGCGCGCAGTCCGACCGGGCACTGCACATCCCCGGTGAGGAGCTGGCCGGAAGCGTGGCGGCCGTCGACTTCGTCGGTTGGTACAACGCGCACCCACACTTCGAGGAGATGGCACCGGACATCTCCAGCGGCCGCGCCGTCGTCGTCGGGGTCGGCAACGTCGCACTCGACGTCGCCCGGATTCTGGTGAGCGACCCCGAAGCACTCGCCAATACCGACATCGCCGATCACGCGCTGCAGTCACTGCATGACCGCGGGGTCGAGGAGGTGGTGATCCTGGGTCGCCGCGGGCCGCTGCAGTCGACGTTCACCACGCTGGAGTTGCGTGAGCTCGGCGAACTCAATGGCGTCGACGTGGTGGTCGACCCTGCGGATCTGGCCGACATCACCGACGAGGACGCCGAGGCGGCAGGCAAGCTGGCGCGGGCCAACATCAAGGTGTTGCGCGACTACGCCGCCGCCGAGCAGCACGCGGGCCACCGCCGCATCGTGTTCCGGTTTCGCACCTCACCGATCGAGATCCTCGGTGCCGAGCGGGTGGAATCTATTGTGCTGGGCCGCAACGAGTTGCTCGCCGAGGACGGCAGGGTGGTGGCCAAGGACACCGGCGAGCGGGAGACGCTGCCGGCGCAGCTGGTGGTCCGGGCCGTCGGCTACCGCGGCGTCCCGGTGCCGGGCCTGCCGTTCGACGACGGCGCGGGCACCATTCCCCACCAGGAGGGCCGGATCGCCGGGCGCGCCCACGAGTACGTCGTCGGCTGGATCAAGCGCGGCCCCTCGGGCGTGATCGGATCCAACAAGAAGGACTCCGCGGACACCGTCGAGACGCTGCTTGCCGGGCTGGCCGGTGTCACCCTGCGGGAGGTCGGGCCCGACCACGGCGACGAGCTGGTTGAGTGGCTGGCCCAACGGCAGCCGCACCTGGTGACCGACGACCACTGGCGGGCCATCGACGAGCACGAGCGGTCCGCGGGCGAACCGCACGGCCGGCCGCGGGTGAAGATCGCCAACGTCGCCGAGATGTTGCGCGTCGGACGCCGCTGA